Genomic segment of Cyanobacteriota bacterium:
AATTAGCTTTAATCCTAATTTATCTTGGTGGGATTCTGAGTCAAGAGTCTTTGTCGTATTTATTTCTTCATTAGTTATATGGTCAGCTTATTTACTGACTGTATTGATTACACTATGGAGGCAAGGCTAATGCTTTTGGTTTATTGTTTAGTTCTGTTAATTAGCTTGTCAATTACTTACGTGCTTGTTATTGCCAATAGCAAGTATCTTTGGCTTAATTCTAGTTATCAAAGTCAATCACTGCTGAACAATAAGGGTGCAAGCAACCAAGCCAACATTGGTTTATATAAAATACTAATGATTAAATTTGGTACTTTAATATCACAAGTTTTAACCAGGCGAGTTTTGGAACAACTTGAATTAGACTATTTTAACTTAGATCGGACCCTTGATGAGATGTTGCAAATGATTGGCGAAGCGTTTTTGGTATTTACTGTGCTTTTGTTAGTTTATTTGGTCAATCATAATTGGATATTTTTATTACTCAGCTTTGTATTACCAGCCTTGATTGCCCTAGAAATCAATTTGGCTTTGTACCAATATAAAAAAGAACTTGAATCTAGTGTTGAACACTTAGTGCGTTGTCTTAAGGTATTAGTGATCAAAACTGAAACCCCTATTATTAATGCGCTTGAAACAATAATCAAGGATTTGCCTATAGAATTCAAGGCAACCAAGCGGGAGCTTAGTAAATTAATTGCTAAGTCAACTAAGTCAGGGATGCGCCAAACCTTGATTGAATGGACGACAGATTTACCCAAGTTTCGAGATTTTATTGGGCTCTTGATTTCAGTCAATGATGGTGCTAGTAAGCATGCACTCAAGTTGAGCTTTGATAATTTCTTGGACAAAATGGATGTTAATAAGATTGATGAAATTAACAATCAGGCTGACAATGCTCAATTATATTTAATGGGTCCAGTTGTTGTGATGTTAATAATCATTAGTTTACCAATGGTGGATGCCGTAAGGTTTTTGATGATGGAGTCTTTATAAGGAGAAGAAATGAAGAAAGTAGTGATGATATTAGTTTTAGTGAGTTTGCAACTGCCAGTTTTGGCTGTTCCAGTGCTCAATTTTAGTAACCGTAATGCAATTAAGTTTGAAAAAATCTTAAAAGTTGGAGAGGTAGAGATTCTGGAGTTTGATAAACCAGTATCTTTGGCTCACTATGGTAGTAGTGAACAATCTTTGGACTATATTGAACTTGTGAAATTACAACCAGAGCGTAATGGCTATCGCAAATTTATGCTCAAAGCGAAGAAGACTGGTACAGGTGAACTGACCTTCCAAGCCGGTGACGATATTATTAAAGTCAAGGTCTTGGTAGAAGATGATTATTCAGCTCTTGAAAATCAACTCAATAAATTATTTGGTCTTGCTGACCCTAGTAAGGAGCAGAGAATCAAAGTTGTTTCAGCCCATTTGGTTAATACCAAGCTAGAAGGTTCTGATAACTCGGCTCACATATATCTTCGTGGACTAGTTGAGTCATCAAAGAAAGCTCTTTTGGCTGTTGCTTTTGCTGGTAATGCTCTTGGCGATCATGGTGTCAAAATCTTCTCTAATCCTGGTGGGCAACTGAGATTAAAAGATCTTGATTCAGTAGACTCAGAAGCTAGAACTTCATCACAAAACAATGAAGATGCGAGTTTCGTTGAATCTTATGCGTCAACCAATAAACTAATTGACACAAATAATTTATATCGAGACTTAATACTCGCTTCGGAAAATGAGAGAGTCATTTCTTATATTCAAATAAAGGAACCTAAGCGCTATGCTGTCAAAGTGAGATTCTTGGAAATGGATTCCAAGTTTGCAGATGATTTCATTAATACTATCAATTCAACTATTACCGGTTCTGATGTCAAGGGATCTTTAGGTTCTAATGATATTAGCGCTGGGAGTGTTAGCAAGGTTTCCGATCTAGTTACAGCGGTCTTTCAAGATAGCTTCTCTGGGCTAACGGGTGGTCTGAGCCGCTTTCATGAGCAAATTACTGGTGGTAATTTAGTTAGTGGTAGTGCAAAGGTCTTTGACAATGCCTTTATTAATGTGCGGCTTAATGATTTATTGCAAGAAGGAGTGCTGAGAGTTGTGAATGAATTCTCTTTGATTACACATTCCGGAGAGACGGTTTCACTTGGTAAGGGGACGCGTTTTCCTATCCCTAAACAAAACAATGGTCTCGGTAATTCAGCCATTACTTTTGAATATATTCCAATTGGTTTCAAGGGTGAACTAAAAGTCACTGGTCTTGAAAATAGTTTAATCGATGTGCAACTAGCTAGTCGTTTGTCTGCTGCTGAAGCTACAGTAGCAACGGTTCAAGGAATCAATATCCCTATTTTTAGCGAGGAGTATGTTAATAGTGGAGCTTTATTAGGTGACGGACAAGAGGTAGTGCTAAACGCCTTTATGACAGAGTCAGAGACATTAGCCAAGTCAACCAGTCCTCTTGGCCGTATTATTCCTTTCTTGGGACGATCTAAAAAGAAACGTAGGAGTAAAAACGTCTTGTTTATTGCCTTAGCGGCGCAAGAAATAGAACAAAGCTCTAAACAAACCGTCAGTGCAACTGTTGATATTCCCCATCTTGATATGTCATCAAGCAAGAATATTTATATTGAAGCGAACCGGAAGATGAGATCTCATGGAGTTACAGACACTGTTGATCTTGCTTTAATTAATCAAGGGACAAATGAAATCAAACAAATTCATCGTGAGCTTGATCCGCTTGAAATGGAGGAGCTTGATTTTTAGTGCAAGTTTCAACTATATTAGTTGCGGCAACGACTCTGATTCTATGCTTTAGCTCTATTGCGGTTAATTATAGACATTTATTGAGCGTTCTTAATATCGATATAGTTAAACTAAGTCAAAGTATTCTATATCTACAAGATCGTAATAGAGAACTTTCCAATATGGATTTAATTAATCTGGAGCTTCAATAATGCAATCATTGCCGTCTTTAGCTTTCGTTGCATTATTGGGTTTGACCCTGACGGTCACTTGGATTCTACCCTTGGTCAATTTGCATCTTGCACTTAATCAAGAAAAGTTTTTGCAGGAAACAGCTCAAGGGTTGATTGACAGTAATCGTTTAACAAGAACAGATACGGTAGCTTCGTTAGAGCAAATTATTATTCACGGGATTCAAGTAAATGGTGTTCAAGCTCTAGAACAAGGTGACTATATGATTTATCAATTAGATTTTAATCATACTGGACTTTTCGCCAATGAGTTTTTATCACGGGATAGTCTTGAAAGGCACAAGACGATTAGTATCTTGTCAGATTTAATATAAAGGAGATTATATGAGTAACAATATTAGTTTAGGAAAATTACAGGAGCTTGCATCTCGATCTACTGTTGAAGAACAGTTTGTTAAGCCACTAGACAAGGCTAAAGCCATAGTCGTTGAAGATCAGGCTGTCTTATGGGAATATATCGCATCTTGCCTTGAATCATACTATGAAGTAGTTGCTTTTTGTTCTAATACGCATGAAGCAGAAATAGCTTTTCGCGAGCATCAGCCTGATTTGGTTTGGTTAGATTGTTACCTGGGTGAATTCTCTGATATAAGTCAAGGAGTCAAAAACAGTGGTATCGATTTGGCTCTTTGGATAAAGAATCATAGTCCCCGAACTAAAATATTTTTATTTACTGCTTCAAACGAACTTGGCATCCTCAATCGCGCTCATGAGATTGGCATTGACGGAATTGCTCTTGGCGGCAAGTTTCTTAAAAACAAGGATGTGATTCGTTCTGGTGTTGCAGCTGTAAGTTATGGAGCCAAGTGGATTAGTCCCAACATCATAGAAGATATTGAACTTGGCGAGATTGCCAATATAACAGTGTTTGAGTTTTGTGTGATCTTTTCACTTCTTGTCGGTAAGAGCTCTTTACAGATAGCTGAAGAGTTTGATACAACCCGCAAGCGTGTCAATAACTCTGTTTATAGAGTCAAGCAAAAACTCAATCTCGATGATGACACCAGCAAAGATGAGATGCTAGAAATATTTAAGGGGAAAATCAATCATTGTGTCGATCCCAATCATTTTTATAATCTTTC
This window contains:
- a CDS encoding response regulator produces the protein MSNNISLGKLQELASRSTVEEQFVKPLDKAKAIVVEDQAVLWEYIASCLESYYEVVAFCSNTHEAEIAFREHQPDLVWLDCYLGEFSDISQGVKNSGIDLALWIKNHSPRTKIFLFTASNELGILNRAHEIGIDGIALGGKFLKNKDVIRSGVAAVSYGAKWISPNIIEDIELGEIANITVFEFCVIFSLLVGKSSLQIAEEFDTTRKRVNNSVYRVKQKLNLDDDTSKDEMLEIFKGKINHCVDPNHFYNLSELISVNAVVEHCLSPLIDEIKSGNLSRVRLSQL